TCTGACATTGAGTATCTTTAGGAGCATGAATATTTTGTTGGCATCAAACAATGAGCATAAGAAAGAGGAATTTTCCAGAATCCTAACCGGACATACCCTCATGCTCCCAAAGGAGCTGGGTATCGATTTTGACTTCGAGGAAGAGGCGGAAACCTTTAGCGAGAATGCACTAGGAAAAGCCAGGGCACTGGCATCCCAAGCTCCCGAAGGTTACAAGATCCTGGCAGATGATTCAGGCCTCTGCGTTGACGCACTCGATGGCAAGCCGGGGGTACGAACTGCTCGATATGGGCTCGAAACCTTCGGGCGAATGCTTGAGAGTGATGAGAGAAACGAGTTCCTCTTGAAAAACCTGGCTCACATTGAAAAGAAAGATAAGCGGAGCGCACAATTTGTATGTGCCTTGGCATTTGTGATGGACAGAAGAAGGGAGTTCACCTTCTGTGAAGCAGTAGATGGGTTTATTGCCAAAGAGAGTTACGGGAGGGGCGGTTTTGGGTATGATCCCGTTTTCATCGTGAAGGAAGCAGGAAGAACCATGGCAGAACTTACGGAGGATGAGAAAGACCGCTATAGCCACCGCGGGAAAGCTACCCGTCACTTGATTACCTTGTTAGGAGAAATTTCATGAGTATACAGACACGAGCAGATCAACTTGAGCAGGATACCTGGGACCTTAGCAGTCTCTTCAAAGAATCAGCAGACTGGGAAGCAGCAACTGAAGCGATGAAACAACGTATCGCTGAGGCGCCTAGCTTGAAGGGCTCCCTTCAGAAAGGAAAAGAGTCATTCCTGGCTACCATGAGGTGGTATGAAGAGACAGGAATTCTTCTAGAACGTATCTATAACTGGGCTTTCCTGGGGTATGCATCCGACGCCTCCGATAACACCAATGTCAAACGGTACAGCCTATCGGCCAGTCTCCTGAGCCAACTCTCTGCTGCCATGGCGTTCTTTGACCCTGAACTACTCGGTATTGCAGATGATATTATTGATGGATACCTGAACGATAAGGACTTTGCTCCCTACCGTGTCTATATAGAGAAAGCAAGACGTTTCAAGGCACATGTACTCACTGAGGGGGAGGAGCGCCTTCTCGCTCTGCAAAGCGAAGTTGCTTCCACACCCCGTTCCACGTTCAGCGATTTGACCAATGTTGATTTTGACTTTGGTGAGATCGATGGAAAACCTCTCACCCAGAGCTCCTTGAGCTCGTTCCTCATGCAAGAGGATAGAGCAGTGAGGGAACGGGCTTACAGACAGTTCTATGCGGTGTATGAGAAGAGCAAGCATGCCATTGCAAGGCTCTACGAGGGACAGGTAAAGCAGGACATCTTCCGGGCCAAGGCAAGAGGATATGAGAGTTGCAGGGAGATGGCACTGTTCCCGGACAATGTTCCGGTATCCGTATATGACAACCTGATCAAGGCTGTCCACGATGCACTCCCTACCCTTCATCGCTATTACAGGATGAGGGCGAAACTCCTTGGCTTGGAGAAGCTTTCCCATTGGGATGTCTATGTTCCCCTGGTAAAGGGAGTAACCAGTGAAACCCCTTATGAAGAGGCAGTCTCCATGATTGGGTCAGCACTTGCACCGCTTGGCAGTGAGTATGTACAGACCATCACTGATGGACTGACAAAGGACAGGTGGGTAGACCGCTATGAGAACAAAGGCAAACGAAGCGGTGCATTCAGCAGCGGTACATTTACCAGCAAGCCCTATATTCTCCTTAACTACAAGAAGGACGTACTACGTGATGTCTTTACGGTAGCCCACGAAGGGGGACACTCAATGCATAGCTATTACAGTGCAAAGAACAATCCCTATTTCCACTATGACTACACCATCTTCGAGGCAGAAGTTGCTTCTACCTTCAATGAGCAACTACTGGCCAAGTATATGATCGACCATGCCAGCGACGACCGAATGAAGGCCTATATCATCGGAAAACAGATTGATGACATTGTGGCCACACTCTTCAGACAGACGATGTTTGCTGAGTATGAGATGATCATCCACCGGGAAGCCGAAGCTGGCGTACCGATCACCCTCGAGTTGCTGAGAAGTGAATACCGTAAGCTACTGGAGCTGTATTTCGGCGACGGGGTGTCCTTTGCAGAGGAGAGCGACCTGGAAGGATTGAGAATACCTCACTTCTACAGCCCGTTCTATGTCTACAAGTATGCGACAGGATTAAGTGCATCCATTGCCCTCAGCAAGAAAGTGCTCAATGGGACAGAGCAAGACAGGCAATCGTACCTCGAATTCCTCCAAAGTGGAGGCAGCCTCTACCCCATCGAATCCCTCCAGAAGGCTGGTGTTGATATGCAGAAAGAGGAGCCAGTGAAGGATGCTCTTTCCACCTTCTCATCCCTTTTGGACCAAGCGGAAAGACTGCTCTCGTAAATGTTGCACTCAAATTTCAAAAGAGGGCTTGACGAGCTCCCCGCCCTTGTTGTATTGTTGGCACGTTCACTTCAAGAGCGAACAATACTTCAAGAATGCGGTAGTGGTGGAATTTGGTAGACACGCTAGCTTGAGGTGCTAGTGGGAGAAATCTTGTGCTGGTTCAAGTCCAGTCTACCGCACTTACTAATCCTTTTCTGCTTAAGAAAAAGCAGGAAAGGATTTTTCTTTTATTGGCCTCTTCCGCCTCGTTGGAGGGATTACCGCTCGCTTCGTGGCAACACCACTATACTGCAATCACTGTCACGATTTTCACTTTGGATGTATTCCAGGAATCATTTCATCACCAAAACATGAGAACTCCAAACAGATCAAATGAAAACATCAGGCATATGGATTCCGCTTACGTTTATAAGTTCACATGCTTGACATATTTATTGTTTTACGATAAATATTATCTGTAATTCAATATATTTTACATGGAGAACAGTATGACTCACTATAAAAATCCATTCCTAAAACCTATTCTGGTGCTGCTTACCATCAGCATTATCCTCGGTAGTATCGCACTTGTTGTTCTAGCTGCCTATCTCGTTATTGCACCCGTTACCAGCTCTACTTCACAGGTTACCCTACCGGTTCTGATGCAGAATGGACTGGAGTTTGCAATTCCAGTCCACGCTGAGAGTGCAGGTATATACAGCATCTATTCTTTAGTGGTGGTGATTACCCTCTTCTTGTCACTTCTCTTTCTCTTCTTCCTAAGAAAAGCAGTGGTCTCCCTTTCTAAAAAGAATGGTTTTACCGAGTTGCTCCCTCAGGCCTTCCGTTCAATGGGGCTGCTGTTGTTGCTTGCAACCTACCTAAGACAGTTCCATCTCTATCTATTCCTGCAACTTGCGGGACCGGATGCTCATGAATTACTGCACTTCAGCTTCACCCCCATTACCTCTGAGGTACTGTATGCCTTGGCACTCCTTGCCTTGGGAAAAGTATTCTCCTACGCCCTGTACCTGCAGAGCGAATTTGAACAAACGGTATAGGTACACAATATGCCCATCATCATACGCCTAGATAGAGTGCTGGCCGATCGAAAGATGTCACTAACAGAGTTATCAGAGAAGGTTGGTATCACCATGGCAAACCTTTCAAACCTCAAGACAGGAAAAATCAGTGCTGTCAGGTTGGCAACCATGGAAGCCATCTGCAGGCATCTGGCATGCCAACCAGGCGATCTGTTTGAGTATGCAGAAGATTAGCAGGACTCTCCCTATGCTTCTTCTACCGCAATGCCAAGCTTCCCGAGAATTTCCTTGTCTCGTTCATTCAGTTCACTCCTATAAGGAGTATCGTTTTCCCTGAATGTAACTTCCTGGATATCCATAACTGTAAAAAGTGCCTGGCTCAGGCTGTAATCGGTATCTTCTAACTTTTCCAACAATTTCTGCCGGATGATCTCAGAGATGAGTTGGAGAAATACCCTACCAGGAAAATTCTGGGGAGACTGGATGTGCAGCAACCTGCAATCCTCCTGGTTCATAAGGTTATTGAATCGATGTTCAAAGTCATTGCGCTGTTCATACTTGGCAAGGGCTTGTTCTGCTGAGAGCCCTGTGTTCGTGATCACTGCCCAGAAACCCGCCTGGGAGGCTTCAAAGGTTCTCAGCGGGTCACGGCTTAGGCTGACCCTGTTACTTCCATTGGGGCGTTTTCGTACCTTGAAATAGGTTTCATACAATCGGGCATGCTCCTCAAGAGGTACCTCAAACTCCAACTCTCGTTTACATCTCCCCAGCAAGGAGAGGAGATTGCTCCGCTGGTTCTCTCTCCACTGCTCATCATAATAGAGATGAATGGTAAGAGACTCCTCCTCCAGGAAGGGCGCAGAGAGACTCAGACTTCTCAGCTCCCTACCCTTGCAGTCATAGAGGGTAGCCCCCTCCACAATTTCATCACGATGCTTTTCAATGAATTGCTCCAACCATCTCTTTCGAGTTGGGATGCGGATAATGAACTGGTACCCCAGTTCCACCAACTCCTGAATCCTGGGGACTGAGAAATATCTTCGATTGAGCATCAACACTGTATCGGTATCGACTTCCAACGTATCCATCACATTCGCAATGGTCTTGCTGCTGAGCATCGTCCCATCGAGAATCTGGAACGAGTATGGGAGGTGACTATCACCATGAGCAAGCAAGATGATGGTATTCTGTTCCAATGCCTCAATATCACGGTTGTAACCGTATTGGAGAAATGGGTTATGGTTCTGATAACTGGCAGTACTGCAAAGGTCAAATATGATTTCGCTGGTATTCTCGTTAAAATTCTCCAGACAACGTTGTCCCCAGATTCGGAGAAATTCAGCGTCCAGGGAGCGAAGAATTCCCTGCAGTTCTGTCAAACTCTCCACACTCGTATAGATTCCCTGTTTCCAATGGGTAGCATAGGAGATGGGATTGTTTGAACAGATCAGGTACCAAGCAAGATGCAGGAGTTTCTCCACCTTCTCCTCTCTCATGAGTGGCTGCATCCACTCTCTCAGGCTGAGCTCCTTTTCAATGACTTCCTGCAACTGTTCAAACGCATAACGCCTAAAGGAAGGAATCGCTTTCACGGTCTCCGTTCCCTGACTCTCCAGCTCCTGCCGATATGCAGGATTGTAGATTGGCTCTCCAGTTACTCCATCAAGTTTACCTATACAACGACGTTTATGCCGTGTCTGCTTTTTATCTGGATCCCAGTAGTACTGGTCCTCATATAAATAGGTAACATGATTCTTCTTATTGACTATTTCAATGACTTTTGGGTGTGATAATCTCGAAACCATGTTATAATTTATAGCATTCTTTTTTTCTTTAATCAAGAGTAAAGTACCCCTAGCAAACTATTTATACCGGACCATGTTATAATCATTAAAAACACACAAAGCATTAAGGGTAAAGAAATAGCTGTTTAACTGTTGTAAGAAACAGCTATTCATTGTTACAATTCTATATCATTTTTTTCAAAGGAGTTTATTTTGAAAAATACGAACAAATTGTATCGAAAGTTGCTTATTATTGGATTGATGTTACTGATTTCGCTTCCTGCCTTGGTTGCACAAGGTCAAACGGAAACTACTAATACCATCACCTTCGCTGGTTCCGGTGGATACCCTCCATTCAACTACATGACAGAAGATGGGGATATCATTGGGTTTGATGTTGATGTTGCTGCTGAGATCGCCAACCGCCTGGACATGGAACTGGAATACGTAGCCACTGCATGGGATGGTATTGTTGAAGGCCTCAGGGCAAAGCGCTATGACGGAATTCTGGGCAGTATGGGAATCACAGAGGAACGCGAGGCAGTAATCGACTTCTCCATCCCTTACTATTACAGTGGCCCACAGTTGATAGCCATGAAGGATGGCGGCATCAATTCTGTTGAAGATCTTACCAGTGATAATACCCTTGGGCTTGTAACTGGTACCACCTTTGAGAATGATGCAAAGAAACTTGGCACCAAGGTTAAACTCTATGAAGATGACAACCAGACCTTGATAGAACTGCTCAACGGTCGTGTAGACGGCGTCCTGACTGACAGGATTGTTGGACTGAATGCCATCAACCAGCTGAAGGATGGAGACAAGCTTACGCTCGTAGGATCAGTACTCCGCAGTGAAGTCATGGGCATTGGTTTCCATGAGGATGACGATGAGCTCCGTGAGCAGGTCAATGCTGCACTCAACGATATGTTTGCCGATGGCACCATGAAACAGATTAGTGAAAAGTGGTTCAACGGTGAAGACATTACCGTAGAGTAAGGGAGAATCCTAGAATGAGTATATTACCATGGGATCTAACGGTGATTCCCCAGCGTTTTTTCCAATTCGCTGATGCAGCACTCTATACGCTACAGATCACCTTTTTCGGGATTCTACTTGGTCTTATTATTGGATTGGTGGCCGCTCTCGGCCGCCTTTCCAAACGTCAATGGATAAGTGCCATCAGTAAAGCTTACATCTTCCTCATCAGAGGAACTCCTCTGCTGGTGCAGTTGTTCATCATATACTACGGGCTTACCAGCATTGTAACCATCGACCCCATCCCCTCTGCCATCATCGCACTTGGGATACATAATGGTGCGTACATTGCTGAGATCTTCCGTGGGTCCATCCAGTCCATCGATTATGGGCAGATGGAAGCTGCTCGAAGCCTGGGAATGACCCAAGGGAAGGCAATGCAACGTATTGTGCTCCCACAAGCCTTTAAGCGAGCTGTCCCCCCATTGGGCAACCAGTTGATCATCGCATTGAAGGACAGCAGCCTTGCATCCACTATTGCCGTTCCAGAGCTTATGCTCAAGGGAAGGCAGATGGGCTCTTCCTCCTTCATGTACATGGAGATGTTCCTTATTGTCGGCATCTGGTACCTGATCATGACGAGCCTGCTCTCATTCGTGATGCATCGCATCGAACAAAGATTGAAGGTGAGTGACCATGACTAAACAAACACACAAGACAGATGAAACAATCCTGAAGATAGAACATCTCAAGAAGTGGTTCGGTGACCTGGAAGTTCTCAAGGACATCAACCTCGAAGTTAAACGGGGCGAAGTGGTGGTAATCATCGGCGCCTCGGGAAGTGGCAAAAGCACGCTGCTGCGCTGTGTAAACTTTTTGGAGAAAGCCCAGAAAGGAAAGATCTACGTTGACGGTAAGCGAGTAAAGCAACAGGAAAAACAACTGAACAAGGTCCGTCAGGGTCTTGGGATGGTTTTCCAGCACTTCAACCTCTTCCCCCACATGACGGTCATCGGCAATGTGATGGAAGGAATGGTACATGTCAAGAAAATGTCCAAGGAGAAAGCAAGGAAGAAAGGCCTCGAGATCCTTGAGCAGGTTGGACTGAGCGACAAAGCGGATGTCTACCCAGCCATGCTTAGTGGTGGGCAGAAACAACGTGTCGCCATTGCCCGTGCGCTTGCCATGGAGCCCGAGATCATGCTCTTCGACGAACCTACCAGCGCACTCGACCCCGAGCTGGTTGGTGAGGTACTCTCGGTAATGACTGACCTTGCAAACAAGGGCATGACAATGTTGGTGGTAACCCATGAGATGTGGTTCGCCAAGGAGGTTGCAGACCGTGTCATCTTCATGGATGAAGGAGTCATTCTTGAGGAAGCTCCCCCTGAGGAGATGTTCAGTGCTCCAAAGGAAGAACGAACCCTCGCCTTCCTGAAACAGGTACTTCCCCCACAGGATGATGAATAGGACCGTACGTTTATTCTAATACCCAGACCCCTTGCCCTAAACGGCAGGGGGTTTTTCTTTCTTTACTCAGGAAACTAACAACGTGATTGCACTATAGACAAGCAGCAGTGCCAGCAGGCCATTCACCAATCGCCTGGTCTTCTGTGTGGTAAGGAATTGCGAGAACGCAGCACCAAAGGAAGCCCAGAGTGAGATTGCAGAGAAACTCATCGTTGTAAGGAAGAGAGCACTCAACAACAAGGCCGGTATACTCCGGTCCATGGAACCAAGAAATGTTGTATAAACGGTAAGGGAAAGGACCAGTACCTTTGGATTGAAGAGCTGCAACAACAATCCATCCTTGTAGTCCAGCATTTTTGCACTGTTCTGGGAGAGCGCATAGTCGGCATTCAGAACACGATAGGCAAGATAGAGGATGTACGCTGCCCCTACATAGGAGAGCACCTTCATTACCTCGGGAAGGACACGAGCTAACAGGGAAGCAAAAAGGCCTCCAAGGAGCATAATAGAGAAAAATCCGGTTGCTATTCCCAAGAAATACGGGATGCTACGCCTATACCCCACCTGAATCCCCATCATTGCACTACTGATCGTATTTGGACCTGGGGTAAACGTGGTCACAAAGGTAAAAATGAATACCGAGACATAGTCAATCTCCATGGAATGCTCCCTTGTCAATTATAGCAGAGTTGTACAGGATAGAGAAAAAAAGATCCCCGGGAAGATCCCGGGGAGAAAATCATGAAATGTTCGATTAATATTTCTTTGGTCCTGCAGCAAGTGCTGCCTCAACCAAAGCATAGAAATCGTTGACATGGATGGATGCACCGGCGATATCATCGGTGTGGCCGTCCTCGTCCTTGTAAGTGATCTCTTTTGGATCCTGGGTGGAGAGCAGGTATGCCTCAACAGCAGCAGCCTGTTCATGCCACTCCTTGCCGATTGCACTCCGTGCCAACATGCCATATTCACCATCAGCAGCAACCTGCTTCTTGTCACGGTCGTCTTTGTCCACTGCACTCCAGTAAACATTCTCGATGTTACCGTTGTTGACCAACAAGGAGACATAGCCCTTCCAACCGGATGAACTGAAAGCCTCTTCGCTGGCATAGTAGGAACCGTCCTTGAAAGGACCAATCTCGGTTGGGCCAGCTGCAAGAGCCTCCTTGGCAAGGTTGTAGAGAGCATCAACATGGATGGATACACCAGCGATGTCATCGGTGTGACCATCATCATCCTTGTAGGTGATACCATCAAGGTCCTGGGTCTCAAGCAAGTATGCTTCAGCCTTGGTTGCCTGCTCATACCACTCTGCCTGTGCACCACCGAACTTGACCATGTTATAGTTACCGGCCTTGTCGTACGGCTTCTTGTCATCGCCTGCTCTATTGACTGCACTCCAGTTGACAGCAGCAATGCGGCCATTGAGTACGGTCAAGGAGACATATTCTTTCCAGCCAGATGAAGGATAGGAATCTGCAATGGCAAAGTATGCGCCATCCTCATAGGGGCCACGGCCAACAGGACCAGCAGCAAGGGCTTTGCTTGCGAGGTCGAAGAAGGCATTTACATGGACAGATACTCCGGCGATTGCATCGGTGTGACCTTCGTCATCCTTGTAGGTGATGACTGAAGGATCCTGGGTCTCAAGCAAGTATGCCTCAGCCTTTTCAGCCTGCTCATACCACTCAGCCTGAGCACTACCGAACTTGACCATGTTGTACTTGCCAGCCTGATCATAGCTCTTCTTGTCAGCACCAGCATTGATGTTCACTGCATTCCAGTCAGCATCAGTGATCTTTCCACCTTCAACAGTAAGGGTTACTGTCTCCTTCCATCCGGAAGAAGCAAAGGTGTCATCTGCGGCGAAATACACACCATCTGCGTACGTCTCAGTTGCTGCAGGTGTTACAGGGGCCGGCGTGGAAACAGTCGGCTCAGCTTTCGGTGCAGCAACAGCTGCCTGGGTCTCTTCACTCTCTGACTTGGCACAGCCAACAAAGGCAAGCATGATAGCCAAGACGGTCAGAACCAGCAATAGATGTTTCTTCATCGTAAGATACTCCTCAAATACTTGAAAATCGTTCAAACATTATTTATATATAATCATATACTGATTTTTGACACTCATGCAATATCGTCATAAAATTATCAATATAAATTTTTAGTAACGAGATAGTGTCAATAATTTCTTACAAAGACTAAACTTATTAGTAATAGCATACCCATTGTTTTACTCTGATATCAAAAATGTGCACAAAAAAAATTTTATATTTTCTTTACTGTAAGTAATGCTTGTAGGAGAATTACTTTACACAGAGTAGAGTTCTGTAGCACAAGAATATTGAAAGATATGTGTATTTTGTATCGATAAAAACATGGTATAATTGCATTAATTCCTAGTTTTATGCTAGAGTGCCTTCTTGTGAGACCAGGTGGGATGGTAAGACTATTCTCACCTTCCTAATAAATCTCGCTGTACCCGTACAGGGCCAACAAGGAACGTGATGATGGATAAGAAACAGATTGTTATTTTGGGTGGAGGCTATGCAGGTGTGCATGCAGCAAAAGCACTGCACAAGGCATTCAAGAAACAGAAAGACAAGGTTGAGATTACCTTAATCGACAAAAACCGCCACCACATTCTCATGACCGAGCTGCATGAGGTTGCAGGTAATCGTGTTGATGAGGCATCGGTCAAGATCTCCTTTGACCGTATTTTCTCCGGCAAGATGGTTAGGGTTGTACAAGACAGAATTACCAGCATTGATTTCGAGAAGCAGGTATTAACAGGAGACAGGGCCTCCTACTCCTATGATCAGCTTCTTATCAGCACTGGTGCCCAGACTGCTGATTTCAATATTCCCGGGGTAAAGGAACACGCTTTCTATCTCTGGAGTCTTGAGGATGCACTGAAGCTCCGCACCCATATTGAATCCACGGTACGTAAGGCTGTCAAGGAAGCTGACGAGGAGAAGCGCAAGCAGATGCTCACTTTTGTAGTGGCAGGCGGTGGCTTTACCGGTGTAGAGCTCATTGGCGAGCTGACCGAGTGGCTTCCCATCCTCTGCAAGAAGCACGGTATCGATTTTAAGAAAGAAGTACGCTTGATCAACTGTGAGGGGTTGGGGAATATTTTGAACATGCTCCCGGAAAAACCACGGGAAAAAGCGGTCAAACGTATGGAGAAGAAGGGCGTTGAGATTATGCTCAACAGCCTGATCACCAATGTAGAAGCAGATAGATTCACCACTAAAAATGGTGATGTCATCAAGACAGAAACGCTGGTATGGACCTGTGGTGTACGTGGTACTGAATTCTGCGAGAGACTCCCCCTTACCGATGGCAAGATTGGAAGAAAGGCTGTAAACGAATTCATGCAGAGCCCCGATCACCAGAACGTCTATCTCGCTGGGGATGGTATGTGGTTCATCGAGGATAACCGTGCAGTACCTCAGATTGTTGAAGCAGCTGAACAGACAGCAAAGACTGCTGCTGACGGTATTACCTATACTATTAAGCAAGAACTTGGATTGAAAGCAACTCCTCCCAAGCCATATAAGTCAAATTTCCATGGTTACATGGTATCCATCGGTGGGACGTACGCAGTAAGCCATACTGCTGGAATCTCCCTATCCGGATTCTTTGCCATGGCTCTGAAACATATGGTAAACCTGTATTATCAGAGCGGAGTATGCGGAGTCAACGCAATCTGGGGATACATCAAACATGAGATTCTTGAGGTCAAGGACAGACGTTCTCTCATTGGGGGGATGGCCACCTATAAAGTTCCTTCCTACTGGACAGTATTCCTGAGAATGTATCTCGGAGTCATGTGGCTCATCGAGGGCATCGGGAAGATCAATAAGGGATGGCTGACCGACAC
The sequence above is drawn from the uncultured Sphaerochaeta sp. genome and encodes:
- a CDS encoding FAD-dependent oxidoreductase; this encodes MDKKQIVILGGGYAGVHAAKALHKAFKKQKDKVEITLIDKNRHHILMTELHEVAGNRVDEASVKISFDRIFSGKMVRVVQDRITSIDFEKQVLTGDRASYSYDQLLISTGAQTADFNIPGVKEHAFYLWSLEDALKLRTHIESTVRKAVKEADEEKRKQMLTFVVAGGGFTGVELIGELTEWLPILCKKHGIDFKKEVRLINCEGLGNILNMLPEKPREKAVKRMEKKGVEIMLNSLITNVEADRFTTKNGDVIKTETLVWTCGVRGTEFCERLPLTDGKIGRKAVNEFMQSPDHQNVYLAGDGMWFIEDNRAVPQIVEAAEQTAKTAADGITYTIKQELGLKATPPKPYKSNFHGYMVSIGGTYAVSHTAGISLSGFFAMALKHMVNLYYQSGVCGVNAIWGYIKHEILEVKDRRSLIGGMATYKVPSYWTVFLRMYLGVMWLIEGIGKINKGWLTDTTGSKVYWGAPAGAESADSWSSASQAAVETVASASQAAVETVASASQAAGDAAAGAVEQFAPPLLSEPLAIFTWINDTFVAQAPYFFQIMIVLAELGIGLLFLAGLFTFPAAIVSLGLSVMFLIGALAGKEILWYMAVSIVMLGGAGKAFGLDYWVMPYIKKLWNKTPLAKKTYFYLDEPEFTKKQMERKLGRK
- a CDS encoding DUF2975 domain-containing protein; translated protein: MTHYKNPFLKPILVLLTISIILGSIALVVLAAYLVIAPVTSSTSQVTLPVLMQNGLEFAIPVHAESAGIYSIYSLVVVITLFLSLLFLFFLRKAVVSLSKKNGFTELLPQAFRSMGLLLLLATYLRQFHLYLFLQLAGPDAHELLHFSFTPITSEVLYALALLALGKVFSYALYLQSEFEQTV
- a CDS encoding ABC transporter substrate-binding protein, with translation MKNTNKLYRKLLIIGLMLLISLPALVAQGQTETTNTITFAGSGGYPPFNYMTEDGDIIGFDVDVAAEIANRLDMELEYVATAWDGIVEGLRAKRYDGILGSMGITEEREAVIDFSIPYYYSGPQLIAMKDGGINSVEDLTSDNTLGLVTGTTFENDAKKLGTKVKLYEDDNQTLIELLNGRVDGVLTDRIVGLNAINQLKDGDKLTLVGSVLRSEVMGIGFHEDDDELREQVNAALNDMFADGTMKQISEKWFNGEDITVE
- a CDS encoding amino acid ABC transporter permease, encoding MSILPWDLTVIPQRFFQFADAALYTLQITFFGILLGLIIGLVAALGRLSKRQWISAISKAYIFLIRGTPLLVQLFIIYYGLTSIVTIDPIPSAIIALGIHNGAYIAEIFRGSIQSIDYGQMEAARSLGMTQGKAMQRIVLPQAFKRAVPPLGNQLIIALKDSSLASTIAVPELMLKGRQMGSSSFMYMEMFLIVGIWYLIMTSLLSFVMHRIEQRLKVSDHD
- a CDS encoding helix-turn-helix transcriptional regulator — its product is MPIIIRLDRVLADRKMSLTELSEKVGITMANLSNLKTGKISAVRLATMEAICRHLACQPGDLFEYAED
- the pepF gene encoding oligoendopeptidase F, encoding MSIQTRADQLEQDTWDLSSLFKESADWEAATEAMKQRIAEAPSLKGSLQKGKESFLATMRWYEETGILLERIYNWAFLGYASDASDNTNVKRYSLSASLLSQLSAAMAFFDPELLGIADDIIDGYLNDKDFAPYRVYIEKARRFKAHVLTEGEERLLALQSEVASTPRSTFSDLTNVDFDFGEIDGKPLTQSSLSSFLMQEDRAVRERAYRQFYAVYEKSKHAIARLYEGQVKQDIFRAKARGYESCREMALFPDNVPVSVYDNLIKAVHDALPTLHRYYRMRAKLLGLEKLSHWDVYVPLVKGVTSETPYEEAVSMIGSALAPLGSEYVQTITDGLTKDRWVDRYENKGKRSGAFSSGTFTSKPYILLNYKKDVLRDVFTVAHEGGHSMHSYYSAKNNPYFHYDYTIFEAEVASTFNEQLLAKYMIDHASDDRMKAYIIGKQIDDIVATLFRQTMFAEYEMIIHREAEAGVPITLELLRSEYRKLLELYFGDGVSFAEESDLEGLRIPHFYSPFYVYKYATGLSASIALSKKVLNGTEQDRQSYLEFLQSGGSLYPIESLQKAGVDMQKEEPVKDALSTFSSLLDQAERLLS
- the rdgB gene encoding RdgB/HAM1 family non-canonical purine NTP pyrophosphatase, whose amino-acid sequence is MNILLASNNEHKKEEFSRILTGHTLMLPKELGIDFDFEEEAETFSENALGKARALASQAPEGYKILADDSGLCVDALDGKPGVRTARYGLETFGRMLESDERNEFLLKNLAHIEKKDKRSAQFVCALAFVMDRRREFTFCEAVDGFIAKESYGRGGFGYDPVFIVKEAGRTMAELTEDEKDRYSHRGKATRHLITLLGEIS
- a CDS encoding LysE family translocator → MEIDYVSVFIFTFVTTFTPGPNTISSAMMGIQVGYRRSIPYFLGIATGFFSIMLLGGLFASLLARVLPEVMKVLSYVGAAYILYLAYRVLNADYALSQNSAKMLDYKDGLLLQLFNPKVLVLSLTVYTTFLGSMDRSIPALLLSALFLTTMSFSAISLWASFGAAFSQFLTTQKTRRLVNGLLALLLVYSAITLLVS
- a CDS encoding amino acid ABC transporter ATP-binding protein; this translates as MTKQTHKTDETILKIEHLKKWFGDLEVLKDINLEVKRGEVVVIIGASGSGKSTLLRCVNFLEKAQKGKIYVDGKRVKQQEKQLNKVRQGLGMVFQHFNLFPHMTVIGNVMEGMVHVKKMSKEKARKKGLEILEQVGLSDKADVYPAMLSGGQKQRVAIARALAMEPEIMLFDEPTSALDPELVGEVLSVMTDLANKGMTMLVVTHEMWFAKEVADRVIFMDEGVILEEAPPEEMFSAPKEERTLAFLKQVLPPQDDE